Genomic window (Pseudomonas azadiae):
ACTTCGTGAGTGCCGCGCTCACCGGCGACGTTGCCTTCAAAGACCATGTACAGCTTGCCATCCACGGGGTCGATAAATGGGCTGGGATCACGAAAGTTCCAGGTCGCGTTCTGCGCTTCGGTTTGGTAATAGGTGCCGTCGGCGTCGAACAGCGATTTGACCTGGCTAAAGCCTTGCAGCTCCACACCGCTGTCGGAGGTGACCACCCGGCCACGCACCTTGGCAATCGTCGCCCCCGGCGTGACGCAGGTGTAATACAGGTCAATGTCACCGGCATTATTGAGCAGGATCGGTGTACCGGCCCATTCACGGGTGGTCGGCGAAACCCCTTCGGCCATGACACGGCCGCCGAAAATCCAGTCCTTGCCGGTGCGCGAGTACCAGTAGCAGATACGCGCATGGCCATGGCGGTCTTCCCAATCGCGCTTGATGTCGTAGCGGCCATCGGCGTTGATGAACTGTGGATCGTGCGGACGGCGATCGGCGGTGAGTGTGAAGATCACCGACCAGCCGTTGACGGATACCACCGTGCCATCAAGTTCACGCAATGGCATGGTGTCCCAGATAAATACCGTGTCACTCATGACAGGAAAGTCAGGACGCACTAACGGTTGCGTGGTCGTCGGGTCATTCTCATTAACTTTCAGCGCATCGGCCCGAGTCCAACGAGTGGGTGTGTGATTCGCGTGTTTCATGATGATGTCCTTTTACTGACGCTTAAGTGACAAGCGAAGATTGAATAACACATGAACAGCCAGCAACTTTCTGCTGACTGAAAAGAGCAAGCCAGCGTTGGCCTTAACGTGCGGGGCAAGGTTTAACATGGAAGCCTGGCTGTCGCAACGTGAAGAATTATTTAGGTTAAAAAGGCCATCACTGTATTTATATCCTTGATATAAAGACAGTGGCACTTACAATCAACGACAAGCAACTAGAAAGCTAGCTACTCAATTACCAGGCAGCAGGGCTGCGGGCCGGAGCCGTTACTCTTCTGCGCTTAACGGTATTGCGCGCCAAATTAAACCGAGCGCTTAGTTATCAGATTAGTTGCTATCGATATGAAATAAATCGCAGCATATCAAGTCTACGACCCACACTTACCCAGTAGGTATCTACACACTTTTGTAGTGAGCGGGCTTGTCCCGCGCTGGGTGGCGAAGCCGCCCCAATAAATACACCGCGCAGTTTCAGACAAACCCAATTCGCCTGGTTTGGGGCGGCTTCGCAGCCCAGCGCGGGGCAAGCCCGCTCACTACAAGGAGATATGCCAGCCTTGGAAAGTTGTGTAGATACCCAGGGCTATCGCAGGCAAGCCAGCTCCCACCTTGCCCGCATTCCACTGTTGGATCGGCGGGGTTAGTGGCATTTGGTCATGGTTTGTAAAAGGCCAGCAAGGCACATCCCTTTTAATTGCAGGACGTTTCCTAGACAATCCCTGCCGCCTTGTGCCTGCTGGAATCGGTGGCTAGTCTTCGCTCCGTCGCTGGGCTTCAGCGATCGGGTTTAGCAGCCTGGCTTCAATAGGCACACGGTTCACGTCCACTTTTATGGTGGCTGTGCGTGGGGCACCTTCGGGTGCGCTGGTTTCCTATTGACCGGTCTGCTAACCCGCGTACAGCTGCCACCTTCGTTTAGCAGCGTTGGCGGTAGCTCTCATGCTCAATAGGAGTTACACCATGAACAAAGTCCTACCCGACCCACCCCGCGACCCCGCCAAAGACCGCGCCGCCTTCAACCGCGCCATCGACCATTACCTGCCCACCCAAGGCTTTCACACCGTCAACGAAGACCTCAGCTTCGAAGATGCCCTGCTCTACACCGCCAGTTTGCTGGACAGTGCTTCGGCGACTGCGCTGGATTGCGGGGAAAAGTTGGAAAGCCCTGAGCGGGCGAAGATTCTGGCGGTGTGGCATTTGCTGGAGATTGCCAGGACGACGGTGGACCGCTCCATCGAGTGCCTGAAGCCTTCGATAGCCACTGCCTGAAACGCGGTTACCCCTGTGGGAGCGGGCTTGCTCGCGAATGCGGCGTGTCAGCCAGCACATCGGGCGACTGACACTCTGCATTCGTGAGCAAGCCCGCTCCCACCGGGGACCTGCTGTGTTCCTGAGTTATCTGGACACCGGCATCGCAAACTCCGCGCCCTGCTCGATGCTCTCCGACCAGCGCTGCATGATCGATTTCTGTTTGGTGTAGAAGCGCACACCCTCGGTGCCATACGCGTGCATGTCGCCAAACAGGCTCTTCTTCCAGCCACCAAAACCATGCCAGGCCATCGGCACCGGGATGGGCACGTTGATGCCGACCATGCCCACTTCGATGCGGCGTGCAAATTCGCGGGCGATGTTGCCGTCGCGGGTAAAGCAGCTGACGCCGTTGCCGAATTCGTGAGCGTTGACCAGTTTCACCGCTTCGGCGAAGTCGTCCACGCGGACACACGCCAGCACCGGGCCGAAGATTTCTTCGCGGTAGATGCTCATCTCTTGGGTGACGTGATCGAACAGGGTCGCGCCGAGCCAGAAGCCGTTTTCCAGGCCCGCTTCGGTGGGCACGTAATCGCGCCCGTCGAGCAGCAGTTGCGCGCCGGCCTGCACGCCTTGTTCGATGTAGCCGCGGATGCGTTCCAGCGCGGCGCGGGACACGATCGGGCCCATTTCGGCCTTCAAATCGCGGCCGTCGGTGATGCGCAGTTGCCGGGCTCGCTCGGTCAAGGCGGCGATGACTTTGTCACCCACGTCGCCCACCAGCACGGCGACCGAGATGGCCATGCAGCGCTCGCCGGCGCTGCCGTACGCCGCGCCCATCAGTGCGTCGACGGTTTTTTCGATATCGGCGTCGGGCATCACCACCATGTGGTTTTTTGCACCGCCCAGGCCTTGCACGCGCTTGCCGTTGCGCGCGCCGGTTTCGTAGATGTACTGGGCAATCGGCGTGGAACCGACGAAGCTCACGGCCTTGACGTCCGGGTGTTCGATCAGCGCGTCTACCGATTCCTTGTCGCCCTGCACCACGTTGAACACACCTTTGGGCAGGCCGGCTTCACGCAGCAGCTCGGCCATGAACAGCGAGGCGCTCGGGTCGGTCGGGCTTGGCTTGAGGATGAAGGTGTTGCCCGCTGCGATGGCGATCGGGTACATCCACATCGGCACCATCACCGGGAAGTTGAACGGCGTGACGCCGGCCACAACCCCCAGCGGCTGGCGCAGGGTCCAGTTGTCCATGCCACGGGAAACCTGGTCGGAATACTCGCCCTTGAGCAGGTTGGGAATGCCGCAGGCGAATTCGAGGATGTCGATGCCGCGGTCGACTTCGCCTTGGGCATCGGTAAAGACCTTGCCGTGCTCGGCGACGATAATGCGCGCCAGATCGTCCTTACGTTCACGCAGCAGGTGCAGGTATTCGAACAGCACGCGGGCGCGGCGAATCGGCGGCGTGTCCGCCCAACCGGCGAAAGCGGCCTGGGCAGCGGCAACGGCTTCGGCCACGGTCTGGCGGCTGGCCAGGGCGACGCGGCCGGTCTTTTCGCCGGTGGCCGGGTTGTAGACGTCCTGATAGCGATCGTCGCGGGACACGCGCTGGTCGTTGATGTAGTGCTCGATGGTGGTGGTCATGGCAGTCGATCCAGGTGGGTAGCGTTGGAGTACACCTTAGGCTTTCGCTTTGTTCCAAACCAGAGCAGAATCCAGAACTTATTGTCCACATTGGCGAACAATTAACCCATGGAAAAGACTGAGATCGAAGGGCTGTGGACCCACATCCACTGGCTGTCGGTGCTGGAGGAACATGGCACCTACACCGCTGCCGCCGCCCGCCTGGGCGTGAGCAAGTCCGCCGTCAGCCAGCGTATTTCCGACCTGGAAAAGGCCACCGGCACACGACTGGTCACGCGCACCACGCGCAGCGTGCGGCTGACCGAGGCGGGGCTGTCGCTGACCCGTGAAGTGCGCAGCGCCTATGCACAGATCGCGCGCGGTTTCTCGTCGGTGCGCGACTCGGTCGGCGAGATCCGCGGGCTGGTGCGCCTCACCGCACCGGTGGCATTCGCCCGTCAGCAACTGGTGCCGCACCTGTCGGCATTCTTGCAGCAGTACCCGCAAGTGCGTATCCAGCTGGATGTATCGGACGCCCTGAGTTCACTGGCCGCCGAGGGCTACGACCTGGCGGTGCGGCATGGCTTCCAGGTGCCCGAAACCCATGTGGCGTGGAAACTGTGCGATACCGGCTCGGTGCTGGTCGCCACCCAGGACTACCTGCAACGTCACGGCGAACCGCGTGAACCCGGGGACCTGTCCTCGCATAACTGCCTGTTCTATCCTCGCGGCACCGATCAGCCCGCCTGGACCTTCGAGCGCGGCAGCAAACACGTCGAACGCCTCACCGTGCCCATCGCCGGCAGCTTTGCCACCAATAACAGCGAAGCCTTGCGTGACGCCGCGCTCAGTCACTTGGGCATCGCCCTGCTCCCGGACTTCAGCGCACACGCCGCCCTGGCCGGCGGCACGCTGGTACAGGTGCTCAAGGGCTGGACGCTCAAGGGCGCGTTTGCCGATGAGATCTACTTGATAAGGCCTTACTCGCCGCATGTGCCGAAGTCGGTCAGTGCGTTGGTCAGCTATTTGAAGGACAAATTGTCGGGTGGGTTTCGGTTCGTGCCCTGACCCAGCCTCACTCCACCCGCCGATCCCCCCGCTCAGTACCCACGACTTTTTTGCACAACGCTCCTGTGTTTTTGAGCGTTCTGCTCTGATTTATGCGTGCCTATACTCGGTCCAGCCTCTCGGTTGCAGCCGAGGGCCAGTCCCCACAACAATAATCAAGGACAGCCACCATGACCCAGCCCTTCCTGGCCGCTCGGGATTTTCTGCTCGCTCACCGAACCGACTACGCCACCGCCGTACGGGATTTTCGCTGGCCGCAACTGGACGAATTCAACTGGGCCCTGGACTATTTCGACGCCATGGCCGAGGGCAATGCGGCCAATGCGCTGTGGATCGTCGAGGAAGACGGCAGCGAGCAGCGCTACAGCTTCCAGCAACTGGCCGCGCGCTCCAACCAGGTGGCCAACCACCTGCGCGCCCTTGGAGTACGTCGCGGTGATCGCGTGCTGTTGATGCTCGGCAACGATGTGGCGCTGTGGGAAACCATGTTGGCGGCGTTCAAGCTCGGCGCCGTGGTGATCCCCGCCACGGCCCTGCTGAATGCCGATGACCTGCGCGACCGCATCGAGCGCGGGCAGGTTCGCCACTGGGTGGTGGGCGAGGCGCATGTGCATAAATTCGCCGGGCTGGCCCACGGTTGCAGCCGTATCTGCGTGGGCTCGGCGCCTGCCGGCTGGGTCGCGCACAGTGCCGCTTATGAACACAACGAGCAGTTCGACGCCGAAGGCCGCACCCTGGCCACCGATCCGATGCTGCTGTACTTCACCTCCGGCACCACGTCCAAGCCAAAAATGGTGCTGCACAGCCACCAGAGCTACCCGGTGGGCCACCTGTCGACGATGTACTGGATCGGCCTGCAACCGGGCGATCTGCACTTGAATATCTCGTCACCGGGCTGGGCCAAGCATGCATGGAGTTGCCTGTTCGCGCCGTGGAATGCCGGCGCGTGCATCTTTATTCATAACATTGCGCGGTTCAGCGCACCGGCCCTGCTCGCGGCGTTGGAACGTTACCGCGTGACCAGCCTGTGCGCGCCGCCCACTGTGTGGCGCATGCTGATTCAGGAAGACCTGGCCAGCTACAAACCGCGCCTGAGCCTGCGCGAACTGGTCGGCGCCGGCGAGCCGCTGAACCCCGAAATCATCGAGCAGATCCAACAGGCCTGGGGCTTGCCGCTGCGCGATGGTTTCGGCCAATCGGAAACCACGGCCCTGGTGGGCAACACCCCGGGCCAAGTGCTCAAACCAGGCTCCATGGGCCGCCCGCTACCGGGTTACCAGGTCGCGCTGCTCGATGCCGAGGGCATTCCAAGCAGCGAAGGCGAAGTCGCCCTGCCCCTGGACGTGCGCCCGCTGGGCCTGATGCTCGGCTACGAAGACAGCCCGGAAAAAACCGCCGAAGTCATGCGTGACGGCTACTACCGTACCGGCGACACCGCGCAGATCGATGCCGACGGCTATATCACGTTCGTGGGCCGCGCCGACGATGTGTTCAAGGCGTCCGATTACCGCATCAGCCCGTTCGAGCTGGAAAGTGCCTTGATCGAACACCCGGCGGTCATGGAAGTGGCCGTGGTGCCCAGCCCTGATCCTGTACGCCTGGCCGTGCCCAAGGCGTTTCTGATCCTGGCCCATGACACAGCGGGCAGCGCCGAGCTGGCCCGGCATATCCTGGCCTTTGCCCGCGAACACCTGGCGCCCTACCAGCGGGTGCGACGTATCGAGTTCGTCACCGAGCTGCCCAAGACCATTTCCGGGAAGATTCGCCGCGTCGAGCTGCGCCAGATGGAGGTGCTGCGTCGCCAAAGTGACACGCGCGGCGAGCAGGAGCACTTCGAGGAAGATTTCGCCTAAAAAAGCCCGGTGATACACGCGGATGCGTCACCGGGCAAAGCGAAGCGACCAAGCTTCAGAAACGCGGTTTGACGGTCTTCCAGTCCGGCTGGTAACGCTGCATCTGTTTCACATCGTCGCGCTGGCGGATGCCGCAGCTGAGGTACTGGTCATGCAGCTTGCCCAGTTGATCAGGGTCAAGTTCCAGGCCCAGGCCCGGCGCGCGAGTGATGGTCACGCAGCCGTCGACGATGGGCAGCTTGCCGCCCTTGATTACTTCCTCGTCCGGCTCCTGCCAGGGGTAATGGGTGTCGCAGGCGTAATCGAGGTTGGGCACCGACGCGGCCACGTGGGCCATCGCCATCAGGCTGATGCCCAGGTGTGAGTTGGAGTGCATCGACACGCCCAGGCCGAAGGTATGGCACATTTTCGCCAGAACCTGGGTATCGCGCAGGCCGCCCCAGTAGTGGTGGTCGGCAAGCACGATCTGCACGCTGCCCAGCGCTACGCTGCGGCGGAACTCGTCGAAATCGGTGACCACCATGTTGGTCGCCAGGGGCAAGCCGGTGCGTTTGTGCAACTCGGCCATGCCTTCCAGGCCAGGGGTCGGGTCTTCGTAATATTGCAGGTCGTCGCCGAGCAGTTCGGCCATGCGAATCGAGGTCTCCAGGGACCAATTGCCATTCGGGTCAATGCGCAGCGGCACACCGGGGAAGGCCTTTTTCAGCGCCTTGATGCAGCGCACTTCATGTTCCGGCTCCAGAGCGCCGGCCTTGAGCTTGATGCTCTTGAAGCCGTAGGTGTCGATCATGCGCCGCGCCTGGGCGACGATCTGTTGTTCATTGAGCGCTTCGCCCCAACTGTCGGCCTTGTAGGGCG
Coding sequences:
- a CDS encoding glycoside hydrolase family 68 protein — encoded protein: MKHANHTPTRWTRADALKVNENDPTTTQPLVRPDFPVMSDTVFIWDTMPLRELDGTVVSVNGWSVIFTLTADRRPHDPQFINADGRYDIKRDWEDRHGHARICYWYSRTGKDWIFGGRVMAEGVSPTTREWAGTPILLNNAGDIDLYYTCVTPGATIAKVRGRVVTSDSGVELQGFSQVKSLFDADGTYYQTEAQNATWNFRDPSPFIDPVDGKLYMVFEGNVAGERGTHEVGPNELGLVPPGHEDVGGARYQVGCIGIAVAKDLSGDDWEILPPLVTAVGVNDQTERPHYVFQDGKYYLFTISHKFTYADGVTGPDGVYGFVGDHLFGPYTPMNASGLVLGNPPSQPFQTYSHCVMPNGLVTSFIDSVPTQGDDYRIGGTEAPTVRIVLKGDRSFVQEAYDYGYIPAMRDVVLNQ
- a CDS encoding DUF6124 family protein — encoded protein: MNKVLPDPPRDPAKDRAAFNRAIDHYLPTQGFHTVNEDLSFEDALLYTASLLDSASATALDCGEKLESPERAKILAVWHLLEIARTTVDRSIECLKPSIATA
- a CDS encoding CoA-acylating methylmalonate-semialdehyde dehydrogenase; protein product: MTTTIEHYINDQRVSRDDRYQDVYNPATGEKTGRVALASRQTVAEAVAAAQAAFAGWADTPPIRRARVLFEYLHLLRERKDDLARIIVAEHGKVFTDAQGEVDRGIDILEFACGIPNLLKGEYSDQVSRGMDNWTLRQPLGVVAGVTPFNFPVMVPMWMYPIAIAAGNTFILKPSPTDPSASLFMAELLREAGLPKGVFNVVQGDKESVDALIEHPDVKAVSFVGSTPIAQYIYETGARNGKRVQGLGGAKNHMVVMPDADIEKTVDALMGAAYGSAGERCMAISVAVLVGDVGDKVIAALTERARQLRITDGRDLKAEMGPIVSRAALERIRGYIEQGVQAGAQLLLDGRDYVPTEAGLENGFWLGATLFDHVTQEMSIYREEIFGPVLACVRVDDFAEAVKLVNAHEFGNGVSCFTRDGNIAREFARRIEVGMVGINVPIPVPMAWHGFGGWKKSLFGDMHAYGTEGVRFYTKQKSIMQRWSESIEQGAEFAMPVSR
- a CDS encoding LysR family transcriptional regulator, which produces MEKTEIEGLWTHIHWLSVLEEHGTYTAAAARLGVSKSAVSQRISDLEKATGTRLVTRTTRSVRLTEAGLSLTREVRSAYAQIARGFSSVRDSVGEIRGLVRLTAPVAFARQQLVPHLSAFLQQYPQVRIQLDVSDALSSLAAEGYDLAVRHGFQVPETHVAWKLCDTGSVLVATQDYLQRHGEPREPGDLSSHNCLFYPRGTDQPAWTFERGSKHVERLTVPIAGSFATNNSEALRDAALSHLGIALLPDFSAHAALAGGTLVQVLKGWTLKGAFADEIYLIRPYSPHVPKSVSALVSYLKDKLSGGFRFVP
- a CDS encoding AMP-binding protein, whose protein sequence is MTQPFLAARDFLLAHRTDYATAVRDFRWPQLDEFNWALDYFDAMAEGNAANALWIVEEDGSEQRYSFQQLAARSNQVANHLRALGVRRGDRVLLMLGNDVALWETMLAAFKLGAVVIPATALLNADDLRDRIERGQVRHWVVGEAHVHKFAGLAHGCSRICVGSAPAGWVAHSAAYEHNEQFDAEGRTLATDPMLLYFTSGTTSKPKMVLHSHQSYPVGHLSTMYWIGLQPGDLHLNISSPGWAKHAWSCLFAPWNAGACIFIHNIARFSAPALLAALERYRVTSLCAPPTVWRMLIQEDLASYKPRLSLRELVGAGEPLNPEIIEQIQQAWGLPLRDGFGQSETTALVGNTPGQVLKPGSMGRPLPGYQVALLDAEGIPSSEGEVALPLDVRPLGLMLGYEDSPEKTAEVMRDGYYRTGDTAQIDADGYITFVGRADDVFKASDYRISPFELESALIEHPAVMEVAVVPSPDPVRLAVPKAFLILAHDTAGSAELARHILAFAREHLAPYQRVRRIEFVTELPKTISGKIRRVELRQMEVLRRQSDTRGEQEHFEEDFA
- a CDS encoding glucarate dehydratase family protein, which gives rise to MKIVRVTVTPIAFRDPPLLNASGIHEAFALRSIIEVESDTGYIGLGESYGDAPALAIQQQVQPQLIGLDPFNLNGLRAIVQATVAAHKPASLSGAELAPGSHASKAVSNAYSAFEVALLDLQAHSLNVPLVDLLGGAIRDRIPFSAYLFFKYAEHIDSPYKADSWGEALNEQQIVAQARRMIDTYGFKSIKLKAGALEPEHEVRCIKALKKAFPGVPLRIDPNGNWSLETSIRMAELLGDDLQYYEDPTPGLEGMAELHKRTGLPLATNMVVTDFDEFRRSVALGSVQIVLADHHYWGGLRDTQVLAKMCHTFGLGVSMHSNSHLGISLMAMAHVAASVPNLDYACDTHYPWQEPDEEVIKGGKLPIVDGCVTITRAPGLGLELDPDQLGKLHDQYLSCGIRQRDDVKQMQRYQPDWKTVKPRF